Genomic DNA from Methanosarcina sp. MTP4:
CTTTTAAGATTCCTTTCAAACCCGATGAATTATGTGGAAAGTCTGGGTGAAATATATTACTTTTATAATAAATTCTAACATTTTGGCTTTGTAGATATCTATTCTTTTCTGCTTTTTTTCTTCCTGTTTATTTATTTTATGTAATATTTATTATGCAATCGGGGAATAATTTATGTTAACGAATTTATCGAATCATGGATTTTGATCAATTCAGGGGTAGCTGATAAGAGGAGTGCTTATGAAGCGTAAGTTGGAATTTGGTCTGGGTTTGTTTATCATTCTTTTTTCCCTGCTGGCTCTCTCGGCAGGGGTTGCAAACGAAGACTCCTACCTCAGGTTTACAAGTTCAGGAAACGCTTTCGGTCGTGAGGATATCCTGATAATCGACGAGGACATTGAGGGAGACCTTGTGCTGGGTGGGTCCCTACTTGAGGTAAACAGTAATATCGGGGACGATTTAATAGCTGGCGGTGGTTTGATTTATGTAAACGGTAACGTTTCGGGCAACGTACTTGCCTCCGGAGCAAGAGTCCGGGTGAAAGGCAACGTCGGAGGAGACCTGATGGCAGTCGGAGGCGAGGTCTTCCTCTCCGAGGACAGCACGGTGGAAGGAGATGCCTTCCTGACAGGAGGCATGGTTGCCCTAGAAGGGGTGATCAATGGGGACAGCTCGATTTCCGCTTATACGCTACGTACTGGAAAGAACTTCAAGCTTAAAGGTGATCTTGAACTCAATGCCACAAACACCCCACATGACCTAAAAGAAAATGTAGACGGCTCTCCTAACGTTACTGAATGGGAAATAACTGATGTGATATTAGAAAAAGCGTCCGAAGGCATCGGTTTTTTCGGCTTCATTCTCGGGCTCTTGTCCTCGCTGGCCCTCGGCTTGGTCCTTATCTTCCTCTTCCAAGACTTCGTGGTCGAGCTTGAGAAAACCGTATGGAAATTCAAACTGAAAGCTGGATTCTGGGGCCTGGGGATGCTTATCTTTATCTCCATCCTATCTCTTGGCCTCTTCATAACGATTCTCGGGTGGAGCCTCTTAATGCTGCTTGCTCTTCTAACAGCCTTGGCCCTCCTGGTTGCCACTGTTCCGGTGAAACTGGTGGCAGGAAAAGTCATCTACAACTTGGTCTTTGAAAATGAAGATGAGGAGTGGGTGTATTACCTTATAGGCGCAGTCATTTTTGCGATTGTTTACGAAATTCCCTACCTTGGAGAGCTTGTCCACTTTGTGGTGCTGCTCATAGGGTTCGGGGCTATAGGGATCTGGTTTGAAGATTACAGTAAATTTGGAAAACCATAAAAAGCTTGCTTTCGGCAGGTGGCGTTCATATTCTGAATAATTTTTTCCGATGCCGTTTTTCGCCTTATCTCAGAAATTACATTCAATATCTGTAAATTCCATACACATGCTCTTACTTATATATGGACCAAGATTCCAAGTATATGTAAACGTTATCAAATGATTTCAGTTAGAGATTGTTATTTCAAAAACGGCATCAGGAAAAATGTCTAAATTATTATGTCGATCTGCCGAATATAAGAAAAGGGAAAACATTCGCTCTAATCTCACATAGAGGGTTCTACCGTATAATTATATTGAGTGCTTCCTGAAGAGAAAAAAGAAAGAATAAAGGTATGAAAATTATCTGGATATTTGAGAGGCATATCTCTTCTCTAATATTTCTTTCGAAGAGATGTACTGTTCACATGTCTTGATCTATATCCGGATACAGGTCATGCCATCGATCAGTTGTTCTTCTCATCGGGTCCACAAGCATTCTCGAGCACTTTCTAATTACGGAGATATCTGCTGACCTATCAAATCTGAAAGGTGGAATCGGTGGGTTGAACTCGATAATCGGGATAGGATGGCGTAAATGGACTTCAAACCCCTTTCCGGAAACTTGTTTGAGGTTTGGAAATAGCAGTATGAATATTATAAGAAGTATAATCATTGAATACTGTATAGCGTATGTTCTCCAGATGATTGTAAAATTAACATGTGGGATATCGTAATTTTTCTCACTAAAGAGAAATAGGGGTTGAAGAATCCCAACAATAAGAATAAACAAAAATAATAATATTAGCCAATTATAATATTTGTGAATAGGAGATGAAAGCCACCACTCCCATGAAGGGGGGGTGATCCGGTAATACCATATATCCTTAAGCAAATTCTTCGCAGATTCATTTAAGGGGGTTTTAGGCATTAATTTTCTACATGCTTTAAATTTTTCTACAGCGCTATGGAATTCATTGATCTTATAATAACAGCACCCTAAAAAGTAGAGAATATATGCCCGGATTTCCTTGTGTTTTTCTAAATTACCATCATGACATTTTTCATACAACTGGGACGCGGCTTCTAAATCCCTTATAATTTCTTGAATTTGCTTTTGATACTCAAAATTAGTTTTTTCGGAACTTTTAAACACAGATTCACTTTTCAGGTATTTAGCGTAGGCTTTCCAAACACCGAATTTACATTCAGTCGGATCTAAAGAAATCGCTTTTTCGAAAGAATCTATGGCTCCTTCATAATCGAGTTTTTTAATTTTTACAAGCCCATCCAGGCACCATGCCTGGCTCTGTACAAATTTATTTTTTGTGTTCTGTGAAAAAGCTTCCTTTACTTTTTCAGCAGCCCCCATCCTGTCTCCAAAGTTTAAAAGAACTTTTCCCAGATAAATATATGAAAGGGCATTGGTAGGGCAGTATTCAATCGATTCTTCAAATGACCTTTTTGCGTCTTCATACTTTTCAAGATCATAAAACACGATCCCCAAATTATTCCAGGCATCGGCGTGGTTTGGATTGTATTCTATCGTTTTTTCAAAAGCTTCCTTTGCCTTTTTGTAATTCTCAGTCTCATAATATATGGAAAGACCTTTTAAGAAATATGCCTGATAGTAGTCTTTTTTTATATTTATTGCATTTTCAAACGCCCTTCTTGCTTTTTTGTGACAATTCTGATAATGATAAATAAGTCCTTTCCAATACCATGCCTGGTAGTTTTTGGGATATAAATGTATAGCTTCATCAAAGGCTTTCAGGGCTTCCTCGTATTTTTCATCATCATAATAATTTAGTGCTTTATTATTTAATGTATCAAGTGCAACCTTTTCATTTATTTCTACCGCCTTTTCAAGAGCATCTTGTGAACCGCTATTTTCTTTCTGCTCGCGAAGGGTAAGGCCCTAGTTGCTAAACGCTTCTGCCTTGACACTTTTACAAGATTTAATGTTAATTGCTTCATTGAAACAATCTATTGCTTTTTTGTAATAGTCAGGAAAATGTTTACTAAGAGAGCGATAAGCTACACCCATGTTACTCCATGCATAAGCGTTCTTTGGATCGAGGGCTATACATTTGTTAAATGCTTCAATTGCTTCCTCGTATTTTCCAAGTTTGTTAAGAACAAGACCTTTGATATACCAGGCATTATTTGATTTCGGTCTGATCAATATGAATTTATGAAGTGATTCATTGGCTTCTTTGTAGCTTTTAAGGTAATATTGAGCAAGGCCTCTATTGTACAAGGCAACGGTATCACGGGGATTTTCTGAAATAATCTTGTCCAGAATATCAATAACTTCTCTAAAGGCTCCGGTTGCTTCCCCATATTTTTTAATACGGAAGTGTATAAGTCCTCTGCCGAACCAGGATTCGTAGGAATTTTTATCGATTTTTATGGCTTTATCAAAAGCTTCCAGGGCTTTATAGTATTTTTCCAAATGAAAATAGGTAAGCCCAACATAATTCAATGCACAGCAGTCTTTGGGGTTGATTTCTACAGCTTTTTCAAATGCCAGCCTTGCTCCATCATATTTGTGTTGATCAAAATATGCAAAACCTTTATGCATCCAGGCACATACTTCTTTGGGATTGATTTCTGTGGTTTTGTCAAAAGCTGCTATAGCTTCATCGTATTGGTTAAGGGAACAAAGAACAAGGCCTTTCTTGTACAATGAATCAAATTCATTTGATTTTTCATATAAACTCAAAGCGTTTTCAAAAACCTTTTTAGCTTTGGTATATGCTCCAAGTTCACGATAAGCAAGACCTTTAAGGTTCCATGTATCCGCGTCATCCGAATCAACAGCCTCTTCAAAAGCCTTTATAGCCTTAGCATATTTTCCAAGCTCATATAGAACAATGCCTTTTTTGTAATGTGCTTTTTTGTGTTCAGGAGCATTTTTTATAACTTTCTCAAATGTTTCCAGTGCTTCTTCATGTTTTTTGAGATTATACAGGACAAGTCCTTTTTTATACAATGCATTGGCATTAATATCTTGAGAAAACACTGATATATATTTTTCATATAATTTCAGCGCTTCTTTAAAAGCTTTTTCAGCTTCTTCATGTTCTCCAATTTCGCGATGGGCAAATCCTTTATGGTACCATGTGTCGGGGTTAAAAGGGTTAGTTTCTAGAGCCTTATTAAAAGCACTTTTTGCTTCAGAAAACTTTCCAAGTTTACGGAGAGCAAAGACTTTGTTATACCGAGCTTTATCATTCTGGGGTTTAAGGTTTAAGACCTGTTGGAAATCATCTGCAGCATTTTGATATTTTCCGAGTTTGAGGTCAACTAGGCCCTTGTAGTACCATGCATTGTCATCATTTCTATTTTTTATCAGAGATTTTGTAAAGTTATCTCTCGCGTCTTCATATTTTCCAATATTAAAAAAATAAAGACCTATGATATACTAATCCTTAGCATATTTAGAATCCATGGTACACCAGCGGCTTAATTTTAAGATTTCATATTTTTATATAATTAATCTTATTTATATATGTATAGATCATGTTTCCTGAACAGAAGTCCTTACAATTCCTGAACATTTCAACTTCAAAAAGCCTGGATATGACATTAGTTTCCTAAAGTGAAAATCAAAAAAAGTAAGCAAGGGGAGGAAAAAAGCTCTCCCGAATGGAGACTACAATTCTCCTCTTGAAAATCAAAGTTGCGCTGGCGCACCCCGCTGCAAGCAACGGGGTATGTTCGCGCCACCGCTGAAAATTCCGTAAAAGAAGACATTAGACATAATACGGTTTAGTTCGAGCAGAACTTAACAAACAAAAAGTGGAATTGAGCATTAGCATTGTCACTAACGGTTACTGGGGAAGTATCCATCCCCGCAGCAAGCTACGGGGTATTCGACTGAAATAAATCTAGGAATGGATCCACAAGTTTAGATTCCTGTGACCCTTCTTTAGCTTATCAAAAAATTGTTTCCCTGTATTTCTCAAACCCGAGCCTGTCCAGCAGGTCCCCGAATCTCTCTCCTTCCATCCCGTGTTCCCTGTAATATTCCAGGGTTTTTTCGAGGACTGAGAAGAGCTGTTCCTCATCTGCCATTTCGAGGAGTTTCGTGCAGGCTCTCGGGAAGCGGCCCACTTTCCCGCCCACAAAAATAGTATAGCCGGTTTTTTCTGCCCGAAGTGCGCCTTTTCTGCAGGCTGCAATGCATTCCCCGCAGAGGATGCACTTTTCCCTGTCGATCTGTAGTTTTCCATCTTCGATGCTGAGGGCACCTGCCTTGCAGGTCTTTACACAGCGTCCGCAGTCCACGCAGTTTTCTTCCACCCAGGTCGGGAGGACCATGCCCATTATCCCGAAGTCGTTTTCCTGGGGTTTCATGCAGGCGGCGGGGCAGCCTGTGACTGCGATCTTGAACTTCTTGGGAGCGTAGGTCCCGAAGTACATGGCGTCGATTTTTTCTGCGATTTCCGGGCAGTTGATCAGCCCGTGGTTGCAAACGGTGTTTCCCTGGCAGGCCACAACTCCCCTGACCTTTTTGCCGGAGGCTCCCCCGAAAAGGTCGGCGTTTTCCATTGCTTCGATGATGATGTCCGTGTTTTCCAGTTTGACAAAGGGGATTTCGATTCCCTGTCTTGAAGTGATGTGGATGTGCCCGTCTCCGTATTTCTCGGCGGCGTCGGCAATAGCCCGGAGCTGTGCTGTCTCGATGCGGCCGCCTGTGCTGTGCAGGCGCATGGAAAAAGTGTTTTCCTGCTTCTGGGGCAGGAAGCCTTTGCTTTTGAGTGAAGGTAAATCAACTTTTTTTTCATTCATGAAGGTCACTTCAGCGGGATGTATCGAGGGTGACCTATATAAAACTTGTGCAGGGCTCTTGCATCAGTGCGTGCATCCAGAACTAGTTTGTGCATCACGCATCAGGTTTTCATCATTCATCATCGCTTTTACTGTGCTTCAGTGCTTTCACCGTGCATTAGCGGATTCTTCACGTATTAAAGGAATGAAAACACGTCGCACTGCACGAGCAGCATGTAAAGCCCTGTCCCTGCGAAGATGCTGAGCATGGCGTTTCGTTTCCAGAGGTGCAGACCTGCCACCATCCCGATTGTGAAGAGTTCAGGAAACCCGTAGGGTGCGGCAAACCATTGAACGTCTTTCAGGCAATAGATGACCAGGAGCAGCAGGATCATTGGAGGCAGGTTCTTTTCGATCGCTGAGAGCCCTTCCGGGGGAGCCCTGCAGCTGAAACAGATGAAGGGGAGCGCCCTTGTGGCAAAGGTCGCAAGGGCAGTGGCTGTGATGATCACAAGCATTTGCATTGTTCCCAGCGTTTCCGTCATGAGCTTTCCTCCTTCACTTTGCTTTCAGCCACCTGTGCAGGAGGCTGCGGGACATTCCCGGTTTTCTCTCCCACGAATTTCTCGTGTGCGATCAGGACAAGAGTCCCCAGGATGATCGAGAGCAGAAGCATATTTTCCGGGCTGAAAAGCAGCAGAGAGACAACCCCTGCCCCGAGGGCTGCCATGAAGGGGAAGCGCGAGCTTGAGTTGAAATACTGCTCGATGGTAAGCACTACGAAAAGGGCTGTCAGCACGAAAGCCATGCCCTCCAGGTTGAGGTCGAGCAGGGAGCCGAGCACTGCCCCGAGGACGCAGCCTGCTATCCAGTAGAGGTGGTCAAGGGCGGCTATGTAGAGGTAAAACTTTGCCTTCGAGCCGCCGGCGGGGACTTCTGTTGAAGTAAGGAGCGCATAGGTCTCGTCCGTGAGCGCAAAGATCAGGTAGGGCTTGACCTTCCCGACGTCGGAGAACCTGTCAAGGAGGGAAAGGCCGTAAAAGGAGTGCCTGAGGTTCAGGAGCAGCGTGGCAATCACAAATTCCGTAATCCCGGCTCCTGCCGCCAGCAGGGCTACTGCCAGGAACTGCCCCGAGCCTGCATAGATGAAAATTGCCATTATAAGGGCATAGACCCAGTGATAACCTGCCCCGTCGAGCAGGAACCCGAAAGCCATTCCCA
This window encodes:
- a CDS encoding AzlC family ABC transporter permease; this encodes MSEQHKNLFMSALKTTIPVFLGYIPLGMAFGFLLDGAGYHWVYALIMAIFIYAGSGQFLAVALLAAGAGITEFVIATLLLNLRHSFYGLSLLDRFSDVGKVKPYLIFALTDETYALLTSTEVPAGGSKAKFYLYIAALDHLYWIAGCVLGAVLGSLLDLNLEGMAFVLTALFVVLTIEQYFNSSSRFPFMAALGAGVVSLLLFSPENMLLLSIILGTLVLIAHEKFVGEKTGNVPQPPAQVAESKVKEESS
- a CDS encoding branched-chain amino acid transporter permease: MTETLGTMQMLVIITATALATFATRALPFICFSCRAPPEGLSAIEKNLPPMILLLLVIYCLKDVQWFAAPYGFPELFTIGMVAGLHLWKRNAMLSIFAGTGLYMLLVQCDVFSFL
- a CDS encoding tetratricopeptide repeat protein; the protein is MIGLYFFNIGKYEDARDNFTKSLIKNRNDDNAWYYKGLVDLKLGKYQNAADDFQQVLNLKPQNDKARYNKVFALRKLGKFSEAKSAFNKALETNPFNPDTWYHKGFAHREIGEHEEAEKAFKEALKLYEKYISVFSQDINANALYKKGLVLYNLKKHEEALETFEKVIKNAPEHKKAHYKKGIVLYELGKYAKAIKAFEEAVDSDDADTWNLKGLAYRELGAYTKAKKVFENALSLYEKSNEFDSLYKKGLVLCSLNQYDEAIAAFDKTTEINPKEVCAWMHKGFAYFDQHKYDGARLAFEKAVEINPKDCCALNYVGLTYFHLEKYYKALEAFDKAIKIDKNSYESWFGRGLIHFRIKKYGEATGAFREVIDILDKIISENPRDTVALYNRGLAQYYLKSYKEANESLHKFILIRPKSNNAWYIKGLVLNKLGKYEEAIEAFNKCIALDPKNAYAWSNMGVAYRSLSKHFPDYYKKAIDCFNEAINIKSCKSVKAEAFSN
- a CDS encoding tetratricopeptide repeat protein encodes the protein MNEKVALDTLNNKALNYYDDEKYEEALKAFDEAIHLYPKNYQAWYWKGLIYHYQNCHKKARRAFENAINIKKDYYQAYFLKGLSIYYETENYKKAKEAFEKTIEYNPNHADAWNNLGIVFYDLEKYEDAKRSFEESIEYCPTNALSYIYLGKVLLNFGDRMGAAEKVKEAFSQNTKNKFVQSQAWCLDGLVKIKKLDYEGAIDSFEKAISLDPTECKFGVWKAYAKYLKSESVFKSSEKTNFEYQKQIQEIIRDLEAASQLYEKCHDGNLEKHKEIRAYILYFLGCCYYKINEFHSAVEKFKACRKLMPKTPLNESAKNLLKDIWYYRITPPSWEWWLSSPIHKYYNWLILLFLFILIVGILQPLFLFSEKNYDIPHVNFTIIWRTYAIQYSMIILLIIFILLFPNLKQVSGKGFEVHLRHPIPIIEFNPPIPPFRFDRSADISVIRKCSRMLVDPMRRTTDRWHDLYPDIDQDM
- a CDS encoding 4Fe-4S binding protein codes for the protein MNEKKVDLPSLKSKGFLPQKQENTFSMRLHSTGGRIETAQLRAIADAAEKYGDGHIHITSRQGIEIPFVKLENTDIIIEAMENADLFGGASGKKVRGVVACQGNTVCNHGLINCPEIAEKIDAMYFGTYAPKKFKIAVTGCPAACMKPQENDFGIMGMVLPTWVEENCVDCGRCVKTCKAGALSIEDGKLQIDREKCILCGECIAACRKGALRAEKTGYTIFVGGKVGRFPRACTKLLEMADEEQLFSVLEKTLEYYREHGMEGERFGDLLDRLGFEKYRETIF